A stretch of Phragmites australis chromosome 12, lpPhrAust1.1, whole genome shotgun sequence DNA encodes these proteins:
- the LOC133886816 gene encoding tetrapyrrole-binding protein, chloroplastic-like has protein sequence MANVSLQTFLLPQHHSFLGTTGIHDSSPSVVLKLATNTSASISFRIFSNTSSSVTTTSTPNSSTPTPVTPAARADSPPTPSLDLLGRHLAAGDYRQADETTRALLIDLAGESARCRGYVFFSEVQFISTEDLRAIDHLWREHSNGKFGYSVQRRLWEKSRRDFTRFFIKVGWMKKLDTEIEQYNYRAFPDEFIWEMKDDTPEGHLPLTNALRGTQLLANILTHPAFEESQEEAAEEDVTATTTGQSKDENKGRERPKFMRDFKPDYSF, from the coding sequence ATGGCAAATGTTTCTCTCCAAACCTTTCTTCTTCCCCAACACCATTCTTTCCTTGGCACAACCGGCATCCATGACAGCTCCCCTTCTGTTGTGCTCAAGCTCGCCACCAACACCAGCGCCAGCATTTCGTTCAGGATCTTCTCCAACACCTCCTCCTCAGTAACCACAACCTCAACCCCCAACTCatcaactccaactccagtcACCCCGGCCGCCCGGGCAGACTCGCCGCCTACCCCCTCCCTGGACCTCCTCGGCCGCCATCTTGCGGCAGGGGATTACCGCCAGGCCGACGAGACCACCCGTGCGCTCCTCATCGACCTCGCGGGCGAGTCTGCACGGTGTCGAGGGTACGTCTTCTTTTCAGAGGTCCAGTTCATCTCCACGGAGGACCTCCGCGCCATTGACCATCTCTGGAGGGAGCACAGCAATGGCAAGTTTGGGTACAGCGTGCAGCGGCGGCTGTGGGAGAAGTCGCGGCGCGACTTCACTCGCTTCTTCATCAAGGTTGGCTGGATGAAGAAGTTGGACACTGAAATAGAGCAGTACAACTACAGGGCCTTCCCTGATGAGTTCATATGGGAGATGAAGGATGACACACCAGAGGGTCACCTGCCTCTCACCAATGCCCTCAGGGGGACACAGCTCTTGGCGAACATACTCACTCACCCTGCCTTCGAGGAGAGCCAAGAGGAAGCAGCAGAGGAGGATGTCACAGCTACTACCACTGGTCAGAGTAAAGATGAGAACAAAGGGAGGGAGAGACCAAAGTTTATGAGAGATTTCAAGCCTGACTACTCCTTTTGA
- the LOC133886329 gene encoding uncharacterized protein LOC133886329 — MSCYVCSALSINPWSHCCSRTGARFSCQGCKLDLLCCNSYEYCVSCCLNPSKTKKGDVLKPVTAGTYTNVFDFCMGRCRHSSASVVHENAYASDFHHCFSVKQNSSGSIESSSVSRLLGINAIVGRPGESCSLVCKVRGQSCVRIRLSVLNKCEILQKYMRCKSGSFRSLGLDQPAEVVDEAPTNLNPGACLYMQMDERLTCDGSHQHTRRLCPCA; from the exons ATGTCTT GTTATGTATGTTCTGCACTTTCAATCAATCCATGGTCTCACTGCTGCTCAAGAACAGGGGCCCGTTTTTCCTGTCA GGGCTGCAAACTTGATTTACTGTGCTGCAACTCTTATGAATATTGTGTTTCTTGCTGTTTGAACCCTTCTAAG ACCAAGAAAGGAGATGTGCTGAAGCCAGTTACTGCTG GAACATACACAAATGTCTTCGATTTCTGCATGGGAAGATGCCGTCATAGTTCTGCAAGTGTG GTTCATGAAAATGCCTACGCTAGTGACTTCCATCATTGTTTTTCAGTGAAGCAAAATTCATCGG GATCAATTGAATCTAGTTCTGTATCAAGGTTGTTGGGCATTAATGCCATTGTTGGAAG GCCAGGAGAATCCTGCAGCTTGGTTTGCAAAGTAAGAGGGCAGTCATGTGTTCGAATCAGGCTCTCTGTGCTGAACAAATGTGAGAT TTTGCAGAAATATATGAGATGCAAAAGCGGCTCCTTTCGCAGCCTTGGACTAGATCAGCCTGCCGAAGTAGTTGATGAAGCTCCAACCAATTTG AATCCAGGAGCATGCCTATATATGCAGATGGATGAGCGGCTCACATGTGATGGTTCTCATCAACATACACGGAGGCTTTGTCCATGCGCATGA
- the LOC133886596 gene encoding rac-like GTP-binding protein 3 has protein sequence MLISCTSNKFPTDYLPTVFDNFSANVVIDGTTVNLGLWDTAGHEDYNRLRPLSYRGANVFVLAFSLVSRASYESIMKKVLECTILISYLTLFLTIHICLEFPRDLNVVYLLFPLRWILELQHYAPGVPIVLVGTKLDLREDKYHLLDHPGLIPVTTAQGGGLRRQIGAMYYIERSSKTQQNVKAVFDATIKVVIQPRTKLREKKKKKSRCRCSMLNIFCGRKMLCFKS, from the exons ATGCTCATCTCCTGCACCAGCAACAAGTTCCCCACT GACTACTTACCTACGGTGTTCGACAATTTCAGCGCGAACGTAGTTATTGATGGTACCACAGTGAATTTGGGCCTTTGGGATACTGCGG GGCACGAAGATTACAACCGACTGAGGCCTCTAAGCTACCGAGGCGCTAATGTCTTCGTGCTTGCCTTCTCACTTGTGAGCCGAGCTAGCTATGAGAGTATCATGAAAAAGGTGCTGGAATGCACTATCCTGATTTCTTACTTAACACTTTTTCTTACAATTCATATTTGTTTGGAATTTCCTAGAGACTTGAATGTTGTTTATTTGCTCTTTCCGCTTCGGTGGATACTGGAGCTTCAGCATTATGCACCTGGGGTGCCCATTGTGTTGGTTGGCACAAAATTGG ATCTTCGTGAAGACAAGTACCACTTATTGGACCATCCTGGGTTGATACCTGTTACTACAGCTCA ggggggtggactTCGTAGACAAATTGGTGCTATGTATTACATTGAACGCAGCTCAAAGACACAGCAG AATGTCAAAGCTGTGTTTGATGCTACCATCAAGGTTGTAATCCAGCCTCGAACTAAGctcagagaaaagaagaaaaagaaatcacGATGTAGATGTTCAATGCT GAATATCTTCTGTGGAAGAAAAATGTTATGCTTCAAATCCTGA